The sequence below is a genomic window from Halanaerobiales bacterium.
TGTCATAAAACCAAGACTACCTAAATTTACACCTAAAAGAGGAATATCTGTACCTATGAAATGATGGGCTGTATGAAGAAAAGTTCCATCTCCTCCAAAAAGTATAATAATATCTGCTTTTTCTCTGAGACGACTATAATTGGCTATTTTGTGTTTTTTAGGGTTTAATTTTAATTTGTATGCTGAATTCTCTTCAATATAATAATCAATGTTTTTTTTGCTAAAAAGATCTAATGCTTTTTGTCCAATATCTACTACTCTATTTTTTTCTGTATTAATAACCAGACCTATCTTTTTCAATAGCTTAATCGCCTCCTTTGCAAGCACTTATTTATGATTTTTATGAGCTTCATTTACAACTTTATCAATCTTATCTTTCCATAATTTCAAATTATTATCTTCATTATTATTTTGCAAATATATTAAAAATTCAATATTTTTACTACTGGAACCTGTAACCGGAGAAAAATCCAAATCCTTCAAATATAATTCCAGTCCATCAATAAAATTACTAATTTCATTTATAATATCTATATGCACATTTTTATCTTTTACAAGACCATTTTTTCCTACTCTTTCCCTGCCAGCTTCAAATTGAGGTTTTACTAAAGCTACAAATTCTCCATTTTTAGAAAGAAATTTAAGAGCTTGTGGTATTATCAATTT
It includes:
- a CDS encoding SAM-dependent methyltransferase, yielding KLIIPQALKFLSKNGEFVALVKPQFEAGRERVGKNGLVKDKNVHIDIINEISNFIDGLELYLKDLDFSPVTGSSSKNIEFLIYLQNNNEDNNLKLWKDKIDKVVNEAHKNHK